One segment of Fuscovulum ytuae DNA contains the following:
- a CDS encoding adenylosuccinate lyase: MKIKTTLIALSLTLAPTLALAGGGCNSEKTKISASSCIEGTVYDAATGTCIPQTTS; this comes from the coding sequence ATGAAGATCAAGACCACCCTGATTGCGCTTTCCCTGACCCTTGCACCGACCCTCGCCCTCGCCGGCGGCGGCTGCAATTCCGAAAAGACCAAGATTTCCGCCTCTTCCTGCATCGAAGGCACCGTCTACGATGCAGCCACCGGCACCTGCATCCCGCAGACCACTTCGTGA
- a CDS encoding FliG C-terminal domain-containing protein, which produces MQDESPVSHALLAAPSAIGTGSNGIGFAPRLVPRPTTPLEKVAIIVRLLLSEGIPLPLADLPEQHQTRLAEQMARMGLVDRATLTATIEEFLAALDATGLTFPDGLAGALALVDGHISPDAASRLRRMAAGQTRADPWDRIASLPPEDLLPLLADEAPETAAVALSRLPVPRAADLLAKMPGDRARRVALAMSRTAATAPETLRRIGLSLVAQLDARPPRAFQNGPVARMGAILNVSPTLTREDVLAGLDEGDATFAEQVRKAIFTFAHIPARVAPRDLPRILRATDPAQITTAFAAATADPALAPVVEAILAALSPRMVQQMRDDMAARGKVNPKDADAAYTALVTAIRQLEAAGELTLKQEEDEG; this is translated from the coding sequence ATGCAGGACGAAAGCCCTGTTTCTCACGCGCTCCTCGCCGCTCCCTCGGCCATCGGCACAGGCTCAAACGGGATCGGCTTCGCCCCGCGCCTTGTCCCGCGCCCGACGACGCCGCTGGAAAAGGTGGCAATCATCGTCCGCCTTCTCCTGTCCGAAGGCATCCCGCTTCCCCTCGCCGACCTTCCCGAACAGCATCAGACGCGCCTTGCCGAACAGATGGCGCGCATGGGCCTTGTCGACCGCGCCACCCTGACGGCCACGATCGAGGAATTCCTCGCCGCCCTCGATGCCACCGGTCTCACCTTCCCCGATGGCCTTGCCGGCGCGCTTGCCCTTGTCGATGGCCATATCTCCCCCGATGCCGCCAGCCGCCTGCGCCGCATGGCGGCAGGCCAGACCCGCGCCGACCCGTGGGATCGCATCGCCTCCCTCCCCCCCGAAGACTTGCTTCCCCTTCTGGCAGATGAGGCACCCGAAACCGCCGCCGTCGCCCTGTCGCGCCTGCCGGTCCCCCGCGCTGCCGACCTCCTTGCCAAAATGCCCGGCGACCGCGCGCGCCGCGTGGCGCTCGCCATGTCCCGCACCGCCGCCACCGCGCCCGAAACCCTGCGCCGCATCGGCCTGTCCCTCGTGGCCCAGCTCGATGCCCGCCCGCCCCGCGCCTTCCAGAACGGACCCGTGGCCCGTATGGGGGCGATCCTCAACGTCTCGCCCACCCTTACCCGCGAAGACGTGCTTGCAGGCCTCGACGAAGGGGATGCCACCTTCGCCGAACAGGTCCGCAAGGCGATCTTCACCTTCGCCCATATCCCGGCCCGCGTCGCCCCGCGCGACCTGCCCCGCATCCTGCGCGCCACAGACCCGGCCCAGATCACCACCGCCTTCGCCGCCGCCACCGCCGACCCTGCCCTTGCCCCGGTGGTCGAGGCGATCCTTGCCGCCCTCTCTCCCCGCATGGTGCAACAAATGCGCGACGACATGGCCGCCCGCGGCAAGGTCAACCCGAAAGATGCCGATGCCGCCTATACCGCCCTTGTCACTGCCATCCGCCAACTCGAAGCCGCAGGCGAACTCACCCTCAAACAGGAAGAAGACGAAGGCTGA
- a CDS encoding DMT family transporter has translation MQTPTEASTRTGILLMLCSLVLFTAMDALAKGLVQTYPTAQVVWARFAGQLFLVILILNIRLGPALRTRHPKLHALRSLTQMGATGFFFASLSYIGLAEATALADINPVLITLGAALFLGEKLGPRRIAGVLAAMIGAMIIIRPGADVFTPAALLPLACAVSYAASALLTRKVGMTESPWTAMFYGALLGTIVTSALMPAVWQPIAPGDLWLFATVGCLGTAAQICLIRAFSLAEAGAIAPFGYVGIILATGWGIVLYDEWPDALTLLGAAIIVIAGLYVWHRETQARRKA, from the coding sequence ATGCAGACCCCGACCGAAGCCTCGACCCGCACCGGCATCCTCCTGATGCTGTGCTCACTCGTCCTCTTCACCGCGATGGACGCGCTCGCCAAGGGCCTCGTGCAGACCTATCCCACCGCACAGGTCGTCTGGGCGCGCTTTGCGGGCCAGCTGTTCCTTGTCATCCTGATCCTCAATATCCGACTCGGCCCCGCCCTGCGCACGCGCCACCCGAAACTTCACGCGCTGCGCTCCCTCACCCAGATGGGCGCGACGGGCTTCTTCTTTGCCTCGCTCAGCTATATTGGCCTCGCCGAGGCGACGGCGCTTGCCGATATCAACCCCGTCCTGATCACGCTGGGGGCTGCCCTTTTCCTTGGCGAAAAGCTTGGCCCCCGGCGCATCGCAGGCGTCCTTGCCGCGATGATCGGCGCGATGATCATCATCCGCCCCGGCGCGGATGTCTTCACCCCGGCCGCCCTCCTCCCCCTTGCCTGCGCCGTCTCCTACGCGGCTTCGGCCCTGCTCACCCGCAAGGTCGGCATGACGGAAAGCCCATGGACCGCCATGTTCTACGGTGCGCTTCTTGGCACCATCGTCACCTCGGCCCTGATGCCTGCCGTCTGGCAGCCCATCGCGCCCGGCGATCTGTGGCTCTTCGCCACTGTGGGATGCCTTGGCACCGCCGCCCAGATCTGCCTGATCCGCGCCTTTTCTCTGGCCGAAGCCGGGGCCATCGCGCCTTTCGGTTATGTAGGGATCATACTCGCCACAGGCTGGGGGATCGTGCTTTACGATGAATGGCCCGACGCCCTGACCCTGCTCGGCGCCGCGATCATCGTGATCGCGGGGCTCTACGTCTGGCACCGCGAAACGCAGGCCCGGCGAAAGGCCTAG
- a CDS encoding DUF1223 domain-containing protein yields MRHFVSALCGATLALAVPALAEEAAGTGSPEVRQPVLVELYTSQGCASCPPADEFLAELAAHEEVIPLALHVDYWDYIGWEDSFAQAAFTERQKSYARAIKSRMIYTPQMIVGGIDRVEGNTPDAVVRLIGKHLAVTRTVHLTLERRGDQVVIRAVAEPPLSGGAEVQLVRYVPEAVVEIARGENAGKTVTYHNIVTEWTKLADWPGVAPLELTAQAPGTEPVVVIVQEPGPSTVMAVARLK; encoded by the coding sequence ATGCGACATTTCGTCAGCGCCCTGTGTGGCGCGACCCTTGCGCTGGCGGTGCCGGCCTTGGCCGAAGAGGCCGCAGGGACAGGTTCGCCCGAGGTTCGCCAGCCGGTGCTGGTGGAGCTTTATACCAGTCAGGGCTGCGCCTCTTGTCCCCCGGCGGATGAGTTTCTGGCGGAACTCGCGGCGCATGAAGAGGTTATCCCCTTGGCGCTGCATGTGGATTACTGGGATTATATCGGCTGGGAGGACAGCTTTGCCCAAGCCGCCTTTACCGAGCGGCAGAAAAGCTATGCCCGCGCGATCAAGAGCCGGATGATCTATACACCGCAGATGATCGTGGGCGGGATTGACCGGGTTGAAGGCAATACGCCCGACGCGGTGGTGCGGTTGATCGGCAAGCATCTGGCGGTGACGCGCACGGTGCATCTGACGCTGGAGCGGCGGGGGGATCAGGTGGTGATCCGGGCCGTGGCAGAGCCGCCTCTGAGCGGTGGGGCAGAGGTGCAATTGGTGCGCTATGTCCCCGAGGCGGTGGTGGAGATCGCGCGGGGCGAGAATGCGGGCAAGACGGTGACCTACCACAATATCGTGACGGAATGGACGAAACTGGCCGATTGGCCGGGGGTGGCGCCTTTGGAATTGACGGCGCAGGCCCCGGGAACGGAGCCAGTGGTGGTGATCGTGCAGGAGCCGGGGCCATCGACAGTGATGGCTGTGGCGCGGTTGAAATAG
- the acnA gene encoding aconitate hydratase AcnA: MTVTVGHDSAKTRQTLSAGGASVAYYSIPAAQAAGLGDFSKLPAALKVVLENMLRFEDGKTVTLDDIRAFGDWAKLGGKNPREIAYRPARVLMQDFTGVPAVVDLAAMRDGILGLKGSAAKINPLVPVDLVIDHSVMIDEFGTPRAFQANVDREYERNMERYVFLKWGQKAFNNFRVVPPGTGICHQVNLEYLAQTVWTDTDQTGAEVAYPDTLVGTDSHTTMVNGLAVLGWGVGGIEAEAAMLGQPVSMLIPEVVGFKLTGTMREGTTATDLVLKVVQMLRKHGVVNKFVEFYGEGLDHLPLADRATIANMAPEYGATCGFFPIDDETLRYLRQTGRDEGRIALVEAYAKANGMWRGPDYDPIYTSTLHLDMSEIVPAISGPKRPQDYLPLTDAKASFAKEMEASFKRPMGVEVAVKGEDYKLSSGKVVIASITSCTNTSNPYVLIGAGLVARKARALGLNRKPWVKTSLAPGSQVVSEYLNAAGLQEDLDAVGFNLVGYGCTTCIGNSGPLQPEISAAIAEGDLVATAVLSGNRNFEGRISPDVRANYLASPPLVVAYALAGDMNIDLTTEPLGTGSNGQPVYLKDIWPTNKEIADLVHATVTREAFLKKYADVFKGDTKWQGVQVTEAETYDWPATSTYIQNPPYFRGMAATPGTIKNISGARILALLGDMITTDHISPAGSFKATTPAGKYLNERQVPVSEFNSYGARRGNHEVMMRGTFANIRIKNEMLDGVEGGYTKGPDGAQTSIFDAAMAYVEQGTPTVIFGGIEYGAGSSRDWAAKGTALLGVKAVIAESFERIHRSNLVGMGVIPFEFTNGDTRKSLGLKGDELVSIEGLDGDLKPLSTVPCHITYADGSVKTIQIKCRIDTEIEIEYVEHGGVLHYVLRNLAAA; the protein is encoded by the coding sequence ATGACCGTCACCGTCGGACATGACAGCGCAAAGACCCGTCAGACCCTTTCCGCAGGCGGCGCATCCGTCGCCTATTACTCGATCCCCGCCGCGCAGGCCGCGGGTTTGGGCGATTTTTCCAAGCTGCCCGCCGCGCTCAAGGTGGTGCTGGAAAACATGCTCCGCTTCGAAGATGGCAAGACCGTCACCCTTGATGACATCCGCGCCTTTGGCGACTGGGCCAAACTGGGCGGCAAGAACCCGCGCGAAATCGCCTATCGCCCTGCCCGCGTCCTGATGCAGGATTTCACCGGCGTCCCCGCCGTCGTGGACCTTGCCGCGATGCGCGACGGCATCCTCGGGCTGAAAGGCTCGGCGGCCAAGATCAACCCGCTCGTCCCCGTCGACCTCGTCATCGACCATTCGGTGATGATCGACGAATTTGGCACCCCCCGCGCCTTCCAGGCGAATGTGGACCGCGAATATGAACGCAACATGGAACGCTACGTGTTCCTGAAATGGGGCCAGAAGGCCTTTAACAACTTCCGCGTCGTGCCGCCCGGCACGGGCATCTGCCATCAGGTGAACCTCGAATACCTTGCCCAGACCGTCTGGACAGACACAGACCAGACCGGGGCCGAAGTCGCCTATCCCGACACGCTCGTCGGCACCGACAGCCACACCACCATGGTCAACGGCCTTGCCGTCCTCGGCTGGGGCGTCGGCGGGATCGAGGCCGAGGCCGCGATGCTTGGCCAGCCCGTTTCCATGCTGATCCCCGAAGTCGTGGGCTTCAAGCTGACGGGCACCATGCGCGAAGGCACCACCGCCACCGACCTCGTGCTGAAAGTGGTGCAGATGCTGCGCAAGCACGGCGTGGTGAACAAATTCGTGGAATTCTACGGCGAAGGGCTGGATCACCTGCCGCTGGCCGACCGTGCCACCATCGCCAACATGGCCCCCGAATATGGCGCGACCTGCGGCTTCTTCCCGATCGATGATGAAACCCTTCGCTACCTCCGCCAAACGGGGCGCGACGAAGGCCGCATCGCACTGGTCGAAGCCTATGCCAAGGCCAATGGCATGTGGCGCGGGCCGGATTACGATCCGATCTACACCTCGACCCTCCACCTCGACATGTCGGAAATCGTCCCCGCCATTTCGGGTCCCAAGCGCCCGCAGGATTATCTGCCGCTGACCGACGCGAAAGCCTCTTTCGCCAAAGAAATGGAGGCCTCGTTCAAGCGCCCGATGGGCGTCGAGGTCGCCGTGAAGGGCGAGGATTACAAGCTTTCCTCCGGCAAGGTGGTGATCGCCTCGATCACCTCCTGCACCAACACCTCCAACCCCTATGTGCTGATCGGCGCAGGTCTGGTGGCCCGCAAGGCCCGCGCCTTGGGCCTCAACCGCAAGCCTTGGGTGAAAACCTCGCTCGCGCCGGGATCGCAGGTCGTGTCCGAATACCTCAACGCTGCTGGCCTGCAAGAGGACCTCGACGCCGTCGGCTTCAACCTCGTGGGCTATGGCTGCACCACCTGCATCGGCAATTCCGGCCCGCTGCAACCCGAGATTTCGGCCGCCATCGCGGAAGGTGACCTCGTCGCCACCGCCGTCCTGTCGGGCAACCGCAACTTCGAAGGCCGCATCTCGCCCGATGTGCGCGCCAACTACCTCGCCTCGCCGCCGCTCGTCGTGGCCTATGCGCTGGCGGGCGACATGAACATCGACCTGACCACCGAACCCCTCGGCACCGGGTCGAACGGCCAGCCCGTCTATCTCAAGGACATCTGGCCCACCAACAAGGAAATCGCCGATCTCGTCCACGCCACCGTGACGCGTGAGGCCTTCTTGAAGAAATACGCCGATGTCTTCAAAGGCGACACCAAGTGGCAAGGCGTTCAGGTGACCGAGGCCGAAACCTACGATTGGCCCGCCACGTCCACCTATATCCAGAACCCGCCCTATTTCCGCGGCATGGCGGCCACCCCCGGCACGATCAAGAACATCTCCGGCGCGCGCATCCTCGCGCTTCTGGGTGACATGATCACCACCGACCACATCTCGCCCGCAGGCAGCTTCAAGGCCACGACCCCGGCCGGGAAATACCTGAACGAACGTCAGGTCCCGGTGTCCGAGTTCAACTCCTACGGTGCCCGCCGCGGCAACCACGAGGTGATGATGCGCGGCACCTTCGCCAATATCCGCATCAAGAACGAGATGCTGGATGGCGTCGAAGGCGGCTACACCAAAGGCCCGGATGGCGCGCAGACCTCCATCTTCGACGCCGCCATGGCCTATGTGGAACAGGGCACGCCCACGGTGATCTTCGGCGGCATCGAATATGGTGCAGGCTCCTCGCGCGACTGGGCGGCCAAAGGCACGGCGCTTCTGGGCGTCAAGGCCGTGATCGCGGAAAGCTTTGAACGCATCCACCGCTCCAACCTCGTCGGCATGGGCGTCATCCCCTTCGAATTCACGAATGGCGACACGCGCAAATCGCTGGGTCTGAAAGGCGATGAACTGGTCAGCATCGAAGGTCTGGACGGCGATCTGAAGCCGCTCTCGACCGTGCCTTGCCACATCACCTATGCCGATGGCAGCGTGAAGACGATCCAGATCAAATGCCGGATCGATACCGAGATCGAGATCGAATATGTCGAACATGGCGGCGTGCTGCACTACGTGCTTCGCAACCTTGCAGCGGCCTGA
- a CDS encoding DsbE family thiol:disulfide interchange protein: MAKWLMALPPVLFLGLAGLFYTGMQRENPDELQSVFIDRQAPAVPGAPLPGYALLTDADLRTGQVTVVNFWASWCPPCRAEHPVLLEMAADGIRVAGINMRDKAEDATAYLEEEGNPFFALGFDPNGRDRVEWGVTAPPETFIVRGDGTVAFRFIGPLVGTDYEARFIPALKAALAEATGS; encoded by the coding sequence ATGGCTAAATGGCTGATGGCGCTGCCGCCGGTGCTGTTTCTGGGCTTGGCGGGGCTGTTTTACACCGGAATGCAGAGGGAAAACCCTGACGAGCTGCAATCGGTCTTTATTGATCGGCAGGCCCCGGCGGTGCCGGGGGCACCCTTGCCGGGCTATGCCTTGCTGACGGATGCCGATCTGCGGACGGGGCAGGTGACGGTGGTGAATTTCTGGGCGAGCTGGTGCCCACCTTGCCGGGCGGAACATCCGGTTCTGCTGGAGATGGCGGCCGATGGCATCCGGGTGGCGGGCATCAATATGCGCGACAAGGCCGAGGATGCGACCGCCTATCTGGAAGAGGAGGGCAATCCCTTCTTTGCATTGGGCTTCGATCCGAACGGGCGGGATCGGGTGGAATGGGGTGTGACCGCGCCGCCCGAGACATTCATCGTGCGGGGGGATGGCACCGTGGCTTTTCGGTTCATCGGTCCGCTTGTGGGCACGGATTACGAGGCTCGGTTCATTCCCGCGCTGAAGGCGGCGCTGGCCGAGGCGACGGGAAGCTGA
- the ccmD gene encoding heme exporter protein CcmD: MMPDLGKYAFAVLSSYGASLALLGLIVLLTLWQGRRVKRRLAEVEARAETRTDGGRADG, encoded by the coding sequence ATGATGCCGGATCTGGGGAAATATGCCTTTGCGGTTCTGTCATCCTATGGGGCGTCTCTTGCGCTGCTTGGTCTGATCGTCCTGTTGACGCTGTGGCAGGGGCGGCGGGTGAAGCGGCGACTGGCAGAGGTTGAGGCGCGGGCCGAAACCCGAACGGATGGGGGGCGGGCGGATGGCTAA
- a CDS encoding heme ABC transporter permease, whose translation MSIWEYANPKKFMQTSAWALPWVMGLAVVALVAGLIWGFFFTPDDFRQGSTVKIIYLHVPAAMMAINAWVMMLITSLIWLVRRHHVSALAAKAAAPVGLTFTVIALVTGAFWGQPMWGTWWAWDPRLTSFLILTLFYMGYIALWEAIENPDTAADLTAVLCLVGSVFALLSRYAVLFWNQGLHQGASLSLDKEENVADVFWFPLLVCIAGFVLLFLALVLMRTRTEIRARRLQALLARERLA comes from the coding sequence ATGTCGATCTGGGAATATGCCAATCCGAAGAAGTTCATGCAGACATCGGCCTGGGCCCTGCCTTGGGTGATGGGTTTGGCGGTGGTCGCGCTGGTGGCCGGGCTGATCTGGGGGTTCTTCTTCACGCCGGATGATTTCCGGCAAGGGTCTACGGTGAAGATCATCTATCTGCATGTGCCCGCTGCGATGATGGCGATCAATGCTTGGGTGATGATGCTGATCACCAGCCTGATCTGGCTGGTGCGGCGGCATCATGTGAGCGCGCTGGCTGCCAAGGCGGCGGCGCCTGTGGGGCTGACATTCACGGTGATCGCGCTGGTGACCGGAGCCTTCTGGGGGCAGCCGATGTGGGGCACGTGGTGGGCCTGGGACCCGCGGCTGACATCCTTTCTGATCCTGACCTTGTTCTACATGGGCTATATCGCGCTTTGGGAAGCGATTGAGAATCCCGATACCGCGGCGGACCTGACGGCGGTGCTGTGTCTGGTGGGGTCGGTCTTTGCCCTTTTGTCGCGCTATGCGGTGCTGTTCTGGAATCAGGGGCTGCATCAGGGGGCGTCGCTGTCTCTTGATAAGGAGGAGAATGTGGCGGATGTGTTCTGGTTTCCGCTGCTGGTCTGTATTGCGGGGTTCGTGCTGTTGTTCTTGGCGCTGGTTCTGATGCGGACGCGGACCGAGATCAGGGCACGGCGGTTGCAGGCGCTCTTGGCGCGGGAGCGGCTGGCATGA
- the ccmB gene encoding heme exporter protein CcmB, whose translation MWSLLTRDLRLAMRAGGGFGLGLAFFLLLAVLVPLGVGPEGGVLGRIAPGILWVGALLSCLLSLDRIFALDFEDGSLDLLATSPMPLEAVVAVKALAHWVVTGLPLTAVAPVLGVLLNLPVEGYGWLVLSLALGTPALSVIGAFGAALVVGVKRGGLLLSLLVLPLYVPTLIFGAEVVKRGAAGLEVGVPLLLLAGITLGAAALLPFAAAAAIRVNLR comes from the coding sequence ATGTGGTCGCTTCTGACGCGGGATTTGCGACTGGCGATGCGGGCGGGCGGCGGGTTCGGGCTGGGTTTGGCCTTTTTCCTTTTGCTGGCCGTGCTGGTGCCTTTGGGTGTGGGGCCGGAGGGGGGCGTGCTGGGGCGGATCGCACCGGGTATCCTATGGGTGGGGGCGTTGCTTTCCTGCCTTCTGTCCTTGGACCGCATCTTTGCGCTGGATTTCGAAGACGGGTCCTTGGACCTGTTGGCGACCAGCCCCATGCCGCTGGAGGCGGTGGTGGCGGTGAAGGCCTTGGCGCATTGGGTGGTGACAGGCTTGCCCTTGACGGCGGTGGCACCTGTGCTGGGCGTGCTGCTTAATCTGCCGGTGGAGGGTTATGGCTGGCTGGTGCTGTCGTTGGCTTTGGGGACGCCCGCGCTTTCGGTGATCGGGGCGTTCGGCGCGGCGCTGGTGGTGGGGGTGAAGCGGGGGGGGCTTTTGCTTTCCTTGCTGGTGCTGCCGCTTTATGTGCCGACGCTGATTTTCGGGGCTGAGGTGGTGAAGCGGGGCGCGGCGGGGCTGGAGGTGGGGGTGCCCCTGCTTCTGCTGGCGGGGATCACGCTGGGGGCGGCGGCGCTGTTGCCCTTTGCGGCGGCTGCGGCAATCCGCGTCAATCTGCGATAG
- the ccmA gene encoding heme ABC exporter ATP-binding protein CcmA, with protein sequence MEMIVEDLAVARGGVPVLEGLSFRLAAGQALILRGPNGVGKTTLLRTLAGLQPALGGRVSLPAESLAYAAHADGLKAVLSVEENLRFWAAIHGTGTDAVEAALEAMDLRALRGRMAANLSAGQKRRLGLARLLVTGRAIWLLDEPTVSLDAGSVALFGAVVRAHLAGGGAALMATHIDLGLAEAGVLDLTPFRARSPMAGGRVGAFDEAFG encoded by the coding sequence ATGGAGATGATCGTCGAGGATCTGGCCGTGGCACGCGGGGGCGTGCCGGTGCTGGAGGGTCTGTCCTTTCGGCTGGCGGCAGGGCAGGCCCTGATCCTGCGGGGGCCGAATGGCGTGGGCAAGACGACGCTTCTGCGCACGCTGGCAGGGCTTCAGCCCGCCTTGGGCGGGCGCGTTTCGCTGCCTGCGGAGAGCCTTGCCTATGCCGCCCATGCCGATGGGTTGAAGGCCGTGCTGAGCGTGGAGGAGAATCTGCGTTTCTGGGCCGCCATTCATGGCACGGGCACAGATGCGGTCGAGGCGGCGCTGGAGGCGATGGACCTGCGGGCCTTGCGGGGCCGGATGGCGGCGAACCTGTCGGCGGGGCAGAAGCGGCGGCTGGGTCTGGCGCGGCTCTTGGTGACGGGGCGGGCGATCTGGCTGCTGGATGAACCCACGGTGTCGCTGGATGCGGGGTCGGTGGCGCTGTTTGGGGCCGTGGTGCGGGCGCATCTGGCGGGCGGGGGCGCGGCGTTGATGGCCACGCATATCGATCTGGGGCTGGCGGAGGCGGGGGTTCTGGACCTTACACCCTTCCGCGCGCGGTCGCCCATGGCGGGCGGGCGCGTTGGGGCCTTTGACGAGGCCTTTGGATGA
- a CDS encoding Mth938-like domain-containing protein → MRLTEISYGSAQPVEGYGPGFFRLGGHVLRGACLITPWDAGPWGGLSDTSTPLAMAGRIDVLLLGMGAEIGHPPRAFRDAMEAAGIGVEVMSSPAACRTYNVLLGEGRRIAAALLPVMPPEGAV, encoded by the coding sequence ATGCGCCTGACCGAAATCAGCTATGGCAGCGCGCAGCCCGTCGAGGGCTATGGACCCGGCTTTTTCCGGCTGGGCGGGCATGTGTTGCGCGGGGCCTGCCTGATCACGCCTTGGGATGCGGGGCCTTGGGGTGGGCTGAGCGATACGTCCACGCCTTTGGCGATGGCGGGGCGGATCGATGTGCTGCTGTTGGGGATGGGGGCCGAGATCGGCCATCCGCCGCGCGCCTTTCGTGACGCGATGGAGGCGGCGGGGATCGGGGTCGAGGTGATGTCGTCGCCCGCCGCATGCCGGACCTATAACGTGCTTTTGGGCGAAGGGCGCCGCATTGCAGCGGCGCTTTTGCCCGTGATGCCGCCGGAGGGCGCGGTGTGA
- the secF gene encoding protein translocase subunit SecF, with translation MAWRLRLAPEKTNFDFFRLQWITFGGSMALMVFAFIAWAVMGLNFGIDFKGGTTIRTESAQPVDVGAYRAALSGLPLGDVAITEVFDPTFGPDQNVAMVRIAALDATEAVTPETIMAVEEALRTIDPAMTFPSVESVGPKVSGELVWGSIIAVTLTSIAVLGYIWMRFEWQFALGGVLALLHDVFITIGIFALFQIKFDLTIIAGLLTILGYSINDTVVVFDRLRENLQKYKTMPLRDVMNLSVNETLSRTLMTSVTTLIAVGIMMVFGGDVIRGFCFAIFMGVILGTYSSVYVAKNIVLIIGLDRSEKPKNKGTPDDFAHVDA, from the coding sequence ATGGCCTGGCGACTGCGGCTTGCACCGGAAAAGACCAATTTCGATTTCTTTCGCCTGCAATGGATCACCTTTGGCGGGTCGATGGCCCTGATGGTTTTCGCCTTCATCGCTTGGGCGGTGATGGGGTTGAATTTCGGTATCGATTTCAAGGGTGGCACCACGATCCGGACGGAAAGCGCGCAGCCTGTGGATGTGGGGGCCTATCGCGCGGCGCTGTCGGGCCTGCCTTTGGGGGATGTGGCGATCACGGAAGTGTTCGACCCGACCTTTGGGCCGGATCAGAACGTGGCCATGGTGCGCATCGCGGCGCTGGACGCGACCGAGGCGGTGACGCCTGAGACGATCATGGCGGTGGAAGAGGCGCTGCGGACCATCGACCCGGCGATGACCTTTCCCAGTGTGGAAAGTGTGGGGCCAAAGGTTTCGGGCGAGTTGGTCTGGGGATCGATCATCGCGGTCACGCTGACCTCGATTGCGGTGCTGGGCTATATCTGGATGCGGTTCGAATGGCAGTTCGCCTTGGGCGGCGTGCTGGCCTTGCTGCATGACGTGTTCATCACCATCGGCATCTTTGCGCTGTTCCAGATCAAGTTCGATCTGACGATCATCGCGGGCCTGCTGACCATCCTTGGCTATTCGATCAATGACACGGTGGTGGTCTTTGACCGGCTGCGCGAGAATTTGCAGAAATACAAGACCATGCCGCTGCGCGATGTGATGAACCTGTCGGTGAACGAGACGCTGAGCCGGACGCTGATGACATCGGTCACCACGCTGATTGCGGTGGGGATCATGATGGTCTTTGGCGGGGATGTGATCCGGGGGTTCTGTTTCGCCATCTTTATGGGCGTGATTCTTGGCACCTATTCATCGGTCTATGTGGCCAAGAACATCGTTCTGATCATCGGGCTTGATCGCAGCGAGAAACCGAAGAACAAGGGAACCCCGGACGATTTTGCCCATGTGGACGCCTGA